Genomic segment of Sodaliphilus pleomorphus:
TTGAAAAAAATGTCTCTATATTTGTAAGGTAAAACCTGAAGGGACTTTTTGAAGCAAAAAAAATTTACAGTTTTGTTATAAAATAATCAAAGTTTAACTATTAACAATTTTTATTATGAAAAAAATTTTCTCATTATTATTAGGTTGTGCAGTCATGTCGGCACCCGCAATGTATGCCGAGGATGCAGCTGCAGTTGCAACACCTGAGCAACCCACTACAGCAGCAGTTGCCGAGCCAACTGCCGAGGCCACTCCGGCTCCCCAAGAGAAATCTACATGGGAGAAAATCCTGGCCAACATGCCCAAGATATCTGGTTACCTGCAGACAGGTTGGAACTGGGCACAGGACAGCTATGACAACTCTCACGCCACTTCTTCGTTCCAAGCCAAGCGCCTGCGCTTGATCATGGACGGCAAGGTGGGCGAGAAGGTAGACTTCCGCCTGCAAATCGAGGCCTTCAACGGCATCGCTGGCTCTACCAACGGCAACGGTCAGAAGAACCTGCAAGTGATGGACGCATTTGCAACTTGGAAAGTGATGCCCGAGTTCAAGATTCGCGCCGGTCAATTCTACACTCCTCTGGGCTATGAGAACTACGACATCTCGCCCAAGACCCTGGAAACTGTTGACTTCTCCAACATCGTTTACCGCATGGCATGCCGCAACCCCTATGAGTACAACTTTGTCGACTACGGCCGTGACCTGGGCGTGATGCTGATGGGTGATCTCTTCGACAGTGGCAAGGGCTTCCGCTACCTGCACTACGACCTGGCCTTGACCAACGGCTCTATTCCTTGCAAGGACGACGACAACAGCTCCAAGGACTTCTATGTGAGTGCAACTGTGCGCCCCGTGAAGTTCTTCAACATCAAGGCTACCTACAACTACGGCAAGTACAAAGACAACTCCAAGATTGCCGACGGCAGCAAGTACAACCCTATGCACCGCTTCGTGGTGGGCGCTTGGTACAACGATCCTCAAGGCATCGACCTGCGCGCCGAGTATGGCCTGCTCAAGTCTAAAGTCGACGGCCAGAAGCGTCTCGACGAGCAAGGCGCCTATGTGCTGGCTGGCTATCACGCAGGCAAGTGGCTGCCCATGGTGCGCTGGGACATGTATCGCGACAAGATGCAGAACACTGTGAACCCCAACGGCGAGACCATCCAAAAGTGCAATGCCAACTACAACTACAACCGTATCCTGGTGGGTGTGAACTACCAACTGTTCAAGAACGTGACGATTCAATTCAACTATCATCACTTCTTCTTCAACGACAAGCAGTACACCAGCAACGGCGAGGAGTACAGCGGCCGCAACCAGATCCAACTCATGGGTCGTTTCTGCTTCTAATCGGGGCACCGTTACACTCACACGTTGGAGTTTGAACAACGCAAGTTCATAGATTTCAAACTATAAAACTCTCATTATTCTATTAATTAACTTTTTTAACCAAAAACATTTTCTATTATGAAGAAGTTATTAATTCTTTTAGCAGTGTGTTGCTTAGGCACAGCAGCCTATGCACAGCACCTGGGCACAGAGTATCGCCTCAAGAAGGTGGTTCAAGTTCCCGGACGTCAGGGCGTCGCAGCCGATAAGGATTATTTCTACATCTCCGACACCCGCGGTCTCTACAAGTTTGACCACAACTGGAACCTGGTGCAAAAGCGTGTAAAGACCGACAAAGACGGCTTGTTCCCTCATCCTGAGCTGGCCAACCACTTTGGCGACATCGACGTTTACGACGGCAAGATATATACCGGCAACGAGCACTTCAACCTGGGCCGTGGCGAGAACATCAGCGTCTCGATCTACGACGCCAAGACTCTGCAATGGATCGAGGATATTCCTTGGTCGCCCGAGTCGGGCCAAGTCGAGGTTTCGGGTGTTGCAGTCGACCGTGAGCAAGGCCTCGTGTGGCTGAGCGACTGGGTTGACAGCCGTTATGTGTATGCCTACAGCCTGGCTACCAAGAAGTACTACACCAAGATGCAATGCCGTCCTGAGCCCTACTGGTGCCAAGGTATCTATGTGTGCGACGGTACGATGCTGTTCTCGGCCGATGATGGTGAGTCGACTTACCAAATCCCCGACAACATCTACAAGGCCGACATCTCGGGTGCTCCCTACTTCGGTCTCAAGCAAGGTACCGAGCCTGTGAAGAAAGACCCCTGGAACGTGAAGACCGATGCCAAAGGCAAGGTTGTGACTCGCACGGGCCTCATCGCAGCTGGCGCATTTGCACGTCCTCTCACTCTGTTCATGGAGATGAAGAGCTTCCGTCGTTGCGGCGAGATCGAGGGTCTTACCGTTGATCCCAACACCGACGACCTGCTGGTGCTCAACAACCGTGGCACTCAGATCATCCTGGGTATGAGCCAAGGCCCATTCAAGGAGGAAGGCTACACGGGCGAAATCCACGAGGTGTATGTGT
This window contains:
- a CDS encoding porin, which codes for MKKIFSLLLGCAVMSAPAMYAEDAAAVATPEQPTTAAVAEPTAEATPAPQEKSTWEKILANMPKISGYLQTGWNWAQDSYDNSHATSSFQAKRLRLIMDGKVGEKVDFRLQIEAFNGIAGSTNGNGQKNLQVMDAFATWKVMPEFKIRAGQFYTPLGYENYDISPKTLETVDFSNIVYRMACRNPYEYNFVDYGRDLGVMLMGDLFDSGKGFRYLHYDLALTNGSIPCKDDDNSSKDFYVSATVRPVKFFNIKATYNYGKYKDNSKIADGSKYNPMHRFVVGAWYNDPQGIDLRAEYGLLKSKVDGQKRLDEQGAYVLAGYHAGKWLPMVRWDMYRDKMQNTVNPNGETIQKCNANYNYNRILVGVNYQLFKNVTIQFNYHHFFFNDKQYTSNGEEYSGRNQIQLMGRFCF